A genomic window from Flavobacterium johnsoniae includes:
- a CDS encoding NAD(P)H-dependent glycerol-3-phosphate dehydrogenase yields the protein MSEKLKFAVIGGGSWATAIAKMLCVNLSEIAWYMRNDSAIEHIQKYKHNPNYLSSVEFDTNKLKLTNNINEAIEYADYIIFAIPSAFLDAELKNMTVSLADKIIFSAIKGIVPETSLIVGEHFHIQYDIPYYNIGVITGPCHAEEVALERLSYLTIACGDPDKAKMVAKTLSGNYIKAKISDDIIGTEYAAMLKNIYSIAAGIAHGLGYGDNFQSVLMSNAIREMKKFIRKVHKMKRNINDSAYLGDLLVTGYSVFSRNRMFGNMIGKGYTVKSAMMEMSMVAEGYYATKSAYKLNQGYGAKTPIIDAVYAVLYEGKDAKSVFRKLTESLD from the coding sequence ATGAGCGAAAAATTAAAATTTGCAGTGATTGGTGGTGGAAGTTGGGCAACGGCAATTGCGAAAATGTTATGCGTTAATCTTTCAGAAATTGCTTGGTACATGCGAAATGATTCGGCAATCGAACATATTCAAAAATACAAGCACAATCCAAACTATTTAAGTTCGGTTGAATTTGACACTAATAAACTCAAATTAACTAACAATATAAACGAAGCGATAGAATATGCAGATTACATTATTTTTGCAATTCCTTCTGCGTTCCTTGATGCTGAATTGAAAAATATGACGGTTTCTTTAGCCGATAAAATTATTTTTTCTGCCATTAAAGGAATTGTTCCTGAAACGAGTTTAATTGTTGGGGAACATTTTCATATTCAATATGATATTCCATATTACAATATCGGAGTAATTACAGGTCCATGTCACGCAGAAGAAGTTGCATTAGAAAGACTTTCGTACTTAACCATTGCTTGCGGTGATCCAGATAAAGCAAAAATGGTTGCTAAAACACTTTCTGGAAATTACATTAAAGCGAAAATCTCAGACGATATTATTGGAACGGAATACGCAGCAATGCTAAAAAATATTTACTCTATCGCTGCCGGAATTGCTCATGGTTTAGGTTATGGCGACAATTTTCAGTCGGTTTTAATGAGTAATGCAATTCGCGAAATGAAGAAATTCATTAGAAAAGTGCATAAAATGAAACGTAACATTAATGATTCTGCTTATTTGGGCGATTTATTGGTTACAGGATATTCTGTTTTCTCTAGAAATAGAATGTTCGGAAATATGATTGGTAAAGGTTATACCGTAAAAAGCGCCATGATGGAAATGAGTATGGTTGCTGAAGGTTATTACGCAACAAAAAGTGCTTATAAATTAAATCAAGGTTACGGAGCAAAAACACCAATTATCGATGCTGTTTATGCCGTTTTATACGAAGGAAAAGATGCTAAATCTGTTTTTAGAAAACTGACTGAATCTTTGGATTAA
- a CDS encoding TonB-dependent receptor, with protein MRFITILLLFTQILFSQKTISGKVLSKETSTSLAGVFVRDTKTENWTISDKDGNFSITIPYFQDIELNFSILGKKDVNQILKNNQNSITVYLEDNTLFLKEVVVTAEKKRQYSELILEKNAINNVQAFSLDDVLQQLPGQTITTFDLNEFKNIVFRTAVPSSPTSTVKAFGTSFVMNDIPISNNENMQAFNPNGLTFNTFGTRDKTFTNANAGVDLREISTNNIEEIKVIQGIPSAKYGDLTSGLVLITTKVGRSPYRVSASLRDATSELNLTKGFKLNANNSMNIALNYLDNKADPRDNLLNYERVNGNMSWLYKNQSSTIKNTVNTSFRLNLDEAKTDPDDINAAVARNQKKGFSISNNFMWKPKNLWIDGININGSFSYDKQFSRRDRYINVANAAATDSYEEGIHDAIILPSQYTSINTVEGIPISTFLTLETTKVLTNESKWIHSLVLGISNRTSANKGEGRKNAVTGLLNFYALTQNNDNTLGYRDYQFTNSKTENQMSAYAEDRIFKKFQNEQILNVDLGVRFDNQLGNMSLQPRINSSFTFNKIIKVRSGFGISSKAPSLNQLYTGDRFLDKIVGSGIYTYPGIYQKAWIQTLITPGDNLNLKPSKSYRTELGFDFNLPFGILNFTGYYNKLYNGFSSEKHPEYRVIPKAEVVIVGTEIPTYQIVGTENFYYFTNTLTNNNSSEDKGIEAIINFKKIKPLNLDISLNASYVHTKDFSNVKTYVASASLLSPETYGVFDPRTSLYDNFTISSNFNYHIPSVGLLISMRTDHVLLKNTKSPTSNFPNGYLDKELVYHDIPVEDRTNVQKYGHLIQKYNESENKLPKAVHNFHLRVSKDFLNGFSVSLYATNFLNVKPYYYDDSGDKILSNVATFSFGTRLDYEF; from the coding sequence ATGCGTTTTATTACAATTCTTCTTTTGTTTACCCAGATTCTTTTTTCTCAAAAGACGATTTCGGGTAAAGTTTTATCTAAAGAAACTTCTACATCTTTGGCAGGTGTTTTTGTTCGCGATACCAAAACTGAAAACTGGACTATTTCTGATAAAGATGGAAATTTCAGTATCACTATTCCCTATTTTCAAGATATTGAATTGAACTTTTCCATTCTTGGAAAAAAAGATGTTAATCAGATTTTGAAGAACAATCAAAATTCGATTACGGTTTATTTGGAAGATAATACGCTTTTCCTTAAGGAAGTTGTGGTTACAGCCGAAAAGAAAAGGCAGTATTCAGAATTAATCTTGGAAAAAAATGCAATCAATAACGTACAAGCATTTTCTTTGGATGATGTTTTACAGCAACTTCCAGGACAAACCATTACAACTTTTGACCTAAACGAGTTTAAAAACATTGTTTTTAGAACTGCAGTACCATCTAGTCCTACTTCAACCGTTAAAGCATTTGGAACTTCTTTTGTCATGAATGATATTCCGATATCAAATAACGAGAATATGCAAGCTTTTAATCCAAATGGACTTACGTTCAACACATTTGGAACAAGAGATAAAACTTTTACAAATGCAAACGCAGGAGTCGATTTAAGAGAAATCTCAACTAATAACATTGAAGAAATTAAAGTTATTCAGGGAATTCCATCTGCAAAGTACGGTGATTTAACTTCTGGACTTGTCTTAATAACAACGAAAGTTGGTAGAAGTCCTTACAGGGTTTCTGCTTCTCTAAGAGATGCTACATCAGAATTAAATCTAACTAAAGGCTTCAAATTAAACGCAAACAATTCGATGAATATAGCGCTTAATTACCTTGACAATAAAGCAGATCCAAGAGATAATTTATTAAACTATGAGAGAGTTAATGGAAATATGTCGTGGTTATATAAGAATCAGTCTTCAACCATAAAAAACACCGTTAATACTTCATTCCGTCTAAACTTAGATGAAGCTAAAACTGATCCTGATGATATTAATGCTGCAGTAGCAAGAAATCAGAAAAAGGGTTTTTCAATTTCAAATAACTTCATGTGGAAACCCAAAAACTTATGGATTGACGGTATTAATATTAACGGAAGTTTTAGCTATGATAAACAATTTTCAAGAAGAGACAGATATATTAATGTTGCCAATGCCGCTGCTACTGATAGTTACGAAGAAGGTATTCATGATGCTATTATACTTCCTTCTCAATATACTAGCATCAATACTGTCGAAGGTATTCCAATTTCGACTTTTTTAACTTTAGAGACAACCAAAGTATTAACTAATGAAAGCAAATGGATTCATAGTCTTGTTTTAGGAATTTCAAATCGAACAAGTGCTAACAAAGGTGAAGGAAGAAAAAATGCAGTTACAGGTTTACTAAATTTTTATGCACTAACACAAAACAATGACAATACTTTAGGTTATAGAGATTATCAATTTACTAACTCTAAAACTGAGAATCAAATGTCTGCTTATGCTGAAGACAGAATTTTTAAAAAATTTCAAAATGAACAGATTTTAAATGTCGATTTAGGAGTTCGATTTGACAATCAGCTAGGTAATATGTCTTTACAACCTCGTATTAATTCATCTTTTACATTTAATAAAATAATTAAAGTTCGAAGTGGATTTGGGATATCATCTAAAGCTCCATCATTAAATCAGCTTTATACTGGAGACCGTTTTTTGGATAAAATTGTTGGAAGTGGAATTTATACTTATCCAGGAATTTATCAAAAAGCGTGGATTCAAACTCTTATTACTCCTGGAGATAATTTAAATCTTAAGCCAAGTAAATCTTATCGAACCGAATTAGGTTTTGATTTTAACCTGCCATTTGGAATATTAAACTTCACAGGATATTATAATAAACTTTACAATGGTTTTTCGAGCGAAAAACATCCTGAATATAGAGTGATTCCAAAAGCTGAAGTTGTAATTGTTGGAACGGAAATTCCGACTTACCAAATTGTTGGAACTGAAAATTTTTATTATTTCACGAATACCTTAACTAACAATAATTCTTCTGAAGATAAAGGGATAGAAGCCATTATAAATTTTAAAAAGATTAAGCCTCTGAACCTTGACATCAGTTTAAATGCGTCTTACGTTCATACTAAAGATTTTTCTAATGTAAAAACATATGTGGCCTCGGCTAGTCTTTTATCACCCGAAACATACGGAGTTTTTGATCCTAGAACAAGTTTATACGACAATTTTACTATTAGCTCAAATTTCAACTATCATATTCCCTCAGTTGGATTATTAATTTCGATGAGAACAGATCATGTCTTATTAAAAAACACAAAATCTCCTACATCAAATTTTCCAAATGGCTATTTAGACAAGGAATTGGTATATCATGATATTCCAGTTGAAGACAGGACAAATGTTCAAAAATACGGACATCTTATTCAAAAATATAATGAAAGCGAAAATAAACTGCCGAAAGCTGTTCACAATTTCCATTTACGAGTTTCCAAAGATTTTTTAAATGGTTTTAGTGTTTCTCTTTATGCAACAAATTTCTTAAATGTAAAACCATACTATTATGATGATTCTGGCGACAAAATACTATCAAATGTTGCTACATTTTCATTTGGGACAAGACTTGACTACGAATTTTAA
- a CDS encoding DUF4876 domain-containing protein, whose product MKKSFLITITLLFAILIQSCSNNDENEALKPVNFSINVKYDETFNNVITQNSDVTIVNNETGNKYTVKSDVNGVAQFNQIIPGVYSVSATKVMQSAEFTETFGYTPTEAEINFNGSESSLTVTSTTAPINIVMKTSKVGDFVIKQIHYGGSDTQKGASIRDQFIEIYNNSNTVQYADGLYFAQLYGSFATTVYAYTLANGQYDWSKSEGMTIGSSANTDYVYASNIFKIPGNGTQYPVQPGKSIVIAQNAINHKSNYTDNNGKSVSILSPELTLDLSTADFESFLGTYLGDTYLYDIQNPAVPDLDIAYWGNKNKDMILDTNGRYGYAILKMSATELASLKSYKNPKGDATLYLQVPNTVIIDGVDTTKDLGSNYIPKKLATQIDGGTTYLPSGAFSSKSVIRKTKTTIAGRIVLQDTNNSSNDFVEITANPRGFN is encoded by the coding sequence ATGAAAAAATCTTTCCTTATTACTATAACATTATTATTTGCAATACTTATACAATCTTGCAGCAACAATGATGAAAATGAGGCTTTAAAGCCCGTTAATTTCTCCATCAATGTAAAATATGATGAAACATTCAACAATGTTATTACCCAAAATTCTGATGTCACCATAGTAAACAATGAAACTGGAAATAAATACACCGTAAAATCAGATGTAAATGGTGTTGCTCAATTTAATCAAATCATACCTGGAGTATACTCAGTTTCGGCAACCAAAGTAATGCAATCAGCAGAATTCACTGAAACTTTTGGTTATACTCCAACAGAAGCAGAAATTAATTTTAATGGCTCTGAAAGCAGTTTAACGGTAACCAGCACTACAGCTCCAATAAATATTGTAATGAAAACTTCAAAAGTAGGTGATTTTGTAATTAAACAAATTCACTATGGAGGTTCCGATACTCAAAAAGGAGCTTCGATAAGAGATCAATTTATAGAAATATACAATAACTCAAATACTGTGCAATATGCCGATGGATTATACTTCGCACAATTGTATGGATCATTTGCAACAACTGTTTATGCCTATACTTTAGCAAACGGGCAATATGACTGGAGTAAATCAGAAGGAATGACAATTGGTAGTTCGGCAAATACAGATTATGTTTATGCTTCTAACATATTTAAAATCCCTGGAAATGGAACACAATATCCTGTACAACCAGGTAAAAGTATTGTAATTGCTCAAAATGCTATTAACCATAAATCAAATTACACAGATAATAATGGAAAATCGGTTAGCATATTAAGTCCTGAACTTACCCTTGACTTAAGCACTGCAGATTTTGAATCATTTTTAGGAACCTATTTAGGAGACACTTACCTATATGATATCCAGAATCCAGCTGTTCCAGATTTAGATATTGCTTATTGGGGCAACAAAAACAAAGACATGATTTTGGACACAAATGGAAGATATGGATATGCTATTTTAAAAATGTCAGCAACTGAACTCGCAAGCTTAAAAAGCTATAAAAATCCAAAAGGAGATGCTACCCTATATCTTCAAGTACCTAATACTGTAATTATCGATGGTGTTGATACTACAAAAGATTTAGGATCAAATTATATTCCTAAAAAACTAGCTACCCAAATTGATGGTGGTACAACTTATTTACCTTCAGGAGCATTTTCTTCTAAATCTGTAATCAGAAAAACTAAAACTACAATTGCTGGAAGAATTGTTTTACAAGACACCAATAATTCAAGTAACGATTTTGTAGAAATAACGGCTAACCCAAGAGGATTTAACTAA
- a CDS encoding DUF6850 family outer membrane beta-barrel protein produces the protein MKINNMNIIQSNAQKYWALLIFFIFHVFSAQAQDSIAVTNHIIDSQVKNEIFKFPVSYTNQYIKDFTFTEISYQYQKNEFARTQVANEINTYNFLAQGYYTTKSKWKLFGDLSISKFDEKNLGWILSDERTEDQEVVAPHYFLVPREANWTNQKYDFNGGFSKEITNKISFAAKVNYSTGKFTRNLDPRPQIITRKIGGEVQFGYSLIENHKVFVLANYSRLDKDFTYTYKDDHLNVETKPETYLRFNTGYGRIINYFKSNYSGGRRFLYKDIITKAGLGYTFNNKNNTFTISYYNQKSNNNFYNNVFGTEDQERLKYETTTNHVELFSFHKWDKKEIKSTAKFDFSNSRNFDVNNNGYNYKNSLNTISWLTSISKRTKSYIDYLFGFDILYRQNEYNDVMATADIEINALNIGIFGSKDFAFAKSKLNVTTSFNMYFPLPSKLEYYDTSGGTNVRFFDEVIIHDYAVSTTNYFAPALRLEYSYPLKNNKTVVFFTDLKEKIALKKQTDYPVSINTNTTYWVQMGVQLNY, from the coding sequence ATGAAAATTAACAACATGAATATTATTCAAAGTAATGCCCAGAAATACTGGGCTTTACTTATTTTTTTTATTTTTCACGTTTTTTCCGCACAAGCACAAGATAGCATAGCGGTAACCAATCATATTATCGATTCACAAGTTAAAAATGAAATCTTCAAGTTTCCTGTGAGTTATACGAATCAATACATTAAAGATTTTACTTTTACGGAAATATCGTATCAGTATCAGAAGAATGAATTTGCTAGGACGCAAGTCGCCAACGAAATAAACACTTATAATTTTTTAGCTCAAGGTTATTACACCACAAAATCTAAATGGAAGTTATTTGGTGACCTATCTATTTCAAAATTTGACGAGAAAAATCTAGGCTGGATACTTTCAGATGAGCGCACAGAAGACCAAGAAGTTGTAGCACCTCATTATTTTCTTGTTCCAAGAGAAGCAAATTGGACCAATCAAAAATATGATTTTAATGGAGGTTTTTCTAAAGAAATTACAAACAAAATATCATTTGCAGCGAAAGTAAATTACAGTACTGGAAAATTTACAAGAAATCTAGATCCAAGGCCACAAATTATTACAAGAAAAATAGGGGGCGAAGTACAATTTGGCTACTCTTTAATAGAAAATCATAAAGTTTTTGTTTTGGCAAATTACTCTCGACTAGACAAAGATTTTACATATACCTACAAAGATGATCATTTAAATGTTGAGACGAAACCTGAAACGTATTTAAGGTTTAACACTGGTTACGGAAGAATTATTAATTATTTTAAATCTAATTATTCTGGAGGAAGACGTTTCCTGTATAAAGACATAATCACTAAAGCAGGTTTAGGTTACACTTTCAATAATAAAAATAATACATTTACCATTTCATATTACAATCAAAAATCAAACAATAATTTCTACAACAATGTATTTGGCACAGAAGATCAAGAAAGATTAAAATATGAAACTACCACCAACCATGTCGAATTGTTTTCTTTCCATAAATGGGATAAAAAAGAAATAAAATCAACTGCAAAATTTGATTTTAGTAATTCCCGTAATTTTGACGTAAACAATAACGGTTATAATTATAAAAACAGTTTAAATACTATTAGCTGGTTAACCTCAATTTCAAAAAGAACGAAATCATACATTGACTATTTATTTGGTTTCGACATTTTGTATAGGCAAAACGAATACAATGACGTAATGGCAACTGCTGATATAGAAATTAACGCTCTAAATATTGGAATATTTGGTAGCAAAGATTTCGCTTTCGCTAAAAGCAAATTAAATGTAACCACAAGTTTCAATATGTATTTCCCGCTTCCATCAAAACTGGAATATTATGATACTTCTGGTGGAACAAATGTCAGATTTTTTGATGAAGTAATTATTCATGATTACGCCGTAAGCACAACCAATTACTTTGCACCTGCATTACGCTTAGAATACAGCTATCCTTTAAAAAACAACAAAACGGTGGTTTTCTTTACCGATTTAAAAGAGAAAATCGCATTAAAAAAACAAACTGATTATCCAGTCAGTATTAATACCAATACCACCTATTGGGTTCAAATGGGTGTACAATTAAATTATTAA
- a CDS encoding cytochrome-c peroxidase, with protein sequence MKTKLIGIGVMIFSLIMLSYAKIEPNLSISELKRLYSSGDYQKWPKPEVDSMVYTQGFEDIGVLGKPEFPENNPYSEEKAELGKVLFFDPRLSKSGQISCANCHDPELNWGDARRVSYGEGRLQGIRNAPSLMNIAYAKVFFWDGRAATLEDQASFPIQDTKEMNFHIDLATKRLNKIKGYKPYFKKAFGKEKLTQEEILKAIATFERTLISPKSKFDKFVAGDSTQLTNRQVEGLHLFRTKARCINCHNTANFSDNKFHNIGLTYYGREYEDLGRYNVTKKAENVGEFKTQSLRGVTQNAPYMHNGLFPNIRGVLNMYNAGMPQPKRKEHQLNDTLFPTTSKLIKKLNLNKSEMDALEDFIGSLSTGAYKMRPPVLPQ encoded by the coding sequence ATGAAAACGAAATTAATTGGCATCGGAGTAATGATATTTTCACTTATCATGCTTTCTTATGCCAAAATTGAACCAAACCTATCTATTTCAGAATTAAAAAGATTATACAGCAGTGGCGATTATCAAAAATGGCCAAAGCCTGAAGTTGACTCTATGGTTTACACCCAAGGATTTGAAGATATCGGAGTTTTAGGTAAACCCGAATTTCCAGAAAACAATCCGTATTCGGAAGAAAAAGCAGAATTAGGTAAAGTGCTTTTCTTTGACCCGAGATTGTCTAAATCTGGACAGATTTCGTGCGCCAATTGCCACGATCCCGAATTAAATTGGGGCGATGCCAGAAGAGTTTCTTATGGAGAAGGAAGATTGCAAGGAATTAGAAATGCGCCAAGTTTAATGAACATCGCTTATGCTAAAGTTTTCTTTTGGGACGGAAGAGCTGCAACATTAGAAGATCAAGCTAGTTTTCCTATTCAAGATACTAAAGAAATGAATTTTCATATCGATTTGGCAACAAAGCGTTTGAATAAAATAAAAGGTTATAAACCATATTTCAAAAAAGCTTTCGGAAAAGAAAAACTAACACAAGAAGAAATTTTAAAAGCAATTGCCACTTTCGAAAGAACGCTAATAAGTCCAAAAAGTAAATTTGACAAATTTGTCGCTGGAGATTCTACACAATTGACCAACAGACAAGTTGAAGGTTTACATTTGTTCCGTACCAAAGCACGTTGCATTAATTGCCATAATACAGCGAATTTCTCCGACAATAAATTTCACAATATTGGTTTAACATATTATGGAAGAGAATACGAAGATTTAGGAAGATACAATGTTACCAAGAAAGCAGAAAATGTAGGCGAATTTAAAACCCAATCTTTACGCGGCGTGACGCAAAATGCACCTTATATGCACAACGGTTTATTTCCAAACATTCGTGGCGTTTTGAATATGTACAATGCGGGAATGCCTCAACCCAAAAGAAAAGAACACCAGTTAAACGATACTTTATTCCCAACTACTTCGAAACTGATAAAAAAATTAAACCTAAACAAATCTGAAATGGATGCTTTAGAAGATTTTATTGGAAGTTTATCAACTGGAGCTTATAAAATGCGTCCGCCTGTTTTACCGCAGTAG
- the pheS gene encoding phenylalanine--tRNA ligase subunit alpha, which produces MIDKIKDYIGEAQSFSTENKEELEAFRIKFLGKKGVLNDFFAEFKNVPNDQKKEFGQVINALKNAAEEKVKSIVETLESKEESKGIFGDLTRAAEPVIIGSRHPISIVKNQIIDIFANIGFNVSEGPEIEDDWHNFTALNLPEYHPARDMQDTFFIQTNPDVLLRTHTSSVQVRYMENHKPPIRTISPGRVFRNEAISSRSHCIFHQVEGLYIDKDVSFADLKQTLLYFTKEMFGKSKIRLRPSYFPFTEPSAEIDIYWGLKTETDYRITKGTGWLEIGGCGMVDPNVLKNCDINPDEYNGFAFGMGVERIAMLLYQIGDIRMFYENDVRFLEQFKANI; this is translated from the coding sequence ATGATAGATAAGATTAAAGATTATATTGGGGAAGCCCAATCTTTTTCAACTGAAAACAAAGAAGAACTAGAAGCATTCCGTATAAAATTCTTAGGAAAAAAAGGCGTTTTAAATGATTTTTTCGCAGAATTTAAAAACGTTCCAAACGATCAGAAAAAAGAATTTGGACAAGTTATAAATGCATTGAAAAATGCAGCTGAAGAAAAAGTTAAGTCAATTGTTGAAACTTTAGAAAGCAAAGAAGAATCAAAAGGTATTTTCGGAGATTTAACTCGTGCGGCAGAACCAGTAATTATTGGTTCTCGTCATCCTATTTCTATCGTAAAAAATCAAATTATTGATATTTTTGCTAACATCGGATTCAACGTTTCTGAAGGGCCAGAAATCGAAGACGATTGGCATAATTTTACCGCATTGAATTTGCCAGAATATCATCCGGCAAGAGATATGCAGGATACATTTTTCATTCAAACCAATCCTGACGTGTTGTTGCGTACGCATACATCATCTGTGCAGGTGCGTTATATGGAAAATCATAAACCGCCAATTCGTACAATTTCTCCAGGACGTGTTTTCCGTAACGAAGCAATTTCATCTCGTTCGCATTGTATTTTCCATCAAGTGGAAGGATTATACATTGACAAAGATGTTTCTTTCGCCGATTTGAAGCAAACGTTACTTTATTTCACTAAAGAAATGTTCGGAAAATCTAAGATTCGTCTTCGTCCGTCTTATTTCCCATTTACAGAACCAAGTGCTGAAATTGATATCTATTGGGGATTAAAAACAGAAACTGATTACCGTATCACAAAAGGAACTGGTTGGTTAGAAATTGGAGGTTGCGGAATGGTAGATCCAAATGTTTTAAAAAACTGTGATATCAACCCAGATGAATACAACGGATTTGCTTTCGGAATGGGAGTAGAGCGTATCGCAATGCTTTTATACCAAATTGGTGATATTCGTATGTTCTACGAAAATGATGTTCGTTTCTTAGAGCAATTCAAAGCAAATATTTAA